One Nocardia iowensis DNA window includes the following coding sequences:
- a CDS encoding oxygenase MpaB family protein codes for MDAIVRALGGKGVVALDLANAPRKDDGYFGPGSVSWRVYQNPMVIGLAGLLGSIIAMLDPIGAAGVAQNSSYMSDPLGRIRRSNAYFIAAVFGDTETAEKAGRDLFRRHSHVNGVVPSTGESYRANDIEALKYTYITGFPCLWDCYTAFSGDKPTNADERQFWDEHVVVGELLGIPRGVLPRTPELVAAWVRDAEENIMAYTEPAQELVDYFLHPPLTPAWPMAMVNPFLRAVTWVALSQMRPGAREVTGIPEMRVRTAAVTPFVRTAAALAGLPVIDDLVAIGGYEAWGMRHNAKRRHPGTGRIPYDRDLGLALQQGKGGTLTTAQPTVGEPGPQQVTR; via the coding sequence ATGGACGCGATAGTGCGCGCCCTCGGCGGCAAAGGCGTGGTGGCGCTAGACCTGGCCAACGCCCCACGTAAGGACGACGGCTATTTCGGGCCGGGGTCGGTCAGTTGGCGGGTCTATCAGAATCCGATGGTCATCGGTCTCGCCGGACTCCTCGGATCGATCATCGCGATGCTGGATCCGATCGGCGCGGCCGGTGTGGCGCAGAACAGCAGCTACATGAGCGATCCACTGGGGCGGATTCGACGCAGCAATGCCTATTTCATCGCCGCGGTATTCGGTGACACCGAGACGGCGGAGAAGGCGGGCCGGGATCTGTTTCGTCGCCATTCGCACGTCAACGGAGTTGTGCCCAGTACGGGGGAGTCGTACCGCGCCAACGATATCGAGGCGTTGAAGTACACCTATATCACCGGGTTTCCCTGTCTGTGGGATTGCTACACCGCCTTCAGCGGCGACAAGCCGACCAACGCCGATGAGCGTCAATTCTGGGACGAACACGTCGTCGTCGGCGAACTGCTGGGAATCCCGCGTGGTGTACTGCCCCGGACACCGGAACTGGTGGCAGCCTGGGTGCGCGACGCCGAGGAAAACATCATGGCCTACACCGAACCTGCGCAGGAACTGGTGGACTACTTCCTCCATCCACCTCTGACACCCGCCTGGCCGATGGCAATGGTGAATCCGTTCCTGCGTGCGGTGACCTGGGTGGCGCTATCGCAGATGCGGCCAGGCGCCCGCGAAGTCACCGGCATACCCGAAATGAGAGTCCGCACCGCGGCAGTGACACCGTTCGTGCGCACAGCCGCCGCGCTGGCCGGACTGCCCGTGATCGACGACCTGGTGGCGATCGGCGGGTACGAGGCATGGGGCATGCGGCACAACGCAAAACGCCGACATCCCGGCACGGGACGAATCCCGTACGACCGCGACCTCGGATTGGCGCTGCAGCAGGGTAAGGGCGGCACCCTCACCACTGCACAGCCGACCGTCGGCGAGCCAGGGCCCCAACAGGTGACCCGATGA
- a CDS encoding LysR family transcriptional regulator produces the protein MLNPAVSPSDEPLDARRLQQFLCVAEYSGFSRAAERLHLSQQAISSSVAKLEAQLGVTLFDRTGRQVRLTAAGEALREGASVLLAAGQVLARQVRDAAATQRRPFVVAHTPAVTSEEVHGVLEPVRTGMPDVSVTAVQMFPRDLESAVLDGTVDLALRRGITVPATLAAAVIAYHPLRIAVARGHRFAGRPTVAIRDLHDERIVVWAPPGKSFYTDFILSTCRRAGFEPTLVVNRIQGTTPASAVLDYPDAVALVTAPPGAALGGAVEVIDLADPPLAPVQAVWLPHTRSAIRDLLTTGDNPGSSLPMPHE, from the coding sequence ATGCTCAATCCTGCCGTGTCGCCCAGCGACGAGCCGTTGGACGCGCGGCGGCTGCAGCAATTCTTGTGTGTCGCCGAATACTCCGGCTTCAGCCGGGCTGCCGAGCGGCTGCATCTGAGCCAGCAGGCCATCAGCAGTTCGGTCGCCAAGCTGGAGGCCCAGTTGGGCGTGACGCTGTTCGACCGCACCGGTCGGCAGGTCCGCCTCACGGCCGCCGGGGAGGCGCTGCGCGAGGGTGCGTCGGTCTTGCTGGCGGCCGGGCAGGTGCTGGCCCGGCAGGTCCGTGACGCAGCGGCCACGCAACGGCGGCCCTTCGTTGTCGCCCACACTCCGGCGGTCACGTCCGAGGAGGTGCACGGCGTGCTCGAGCCGGTGCGCACCGGGATGCCGGACGTGTCGGTCACGGCCGTGCAGATGTTTCCGCGGGATCTCGAATCGGCCGTCCTCGATGGCACCGTCGACTTGGCTCTACGGCGCGGGATCACGGTCCCCGCCACGCTGGCCGCCGCGGTGATCGCCTATCACCCGCTGCGCATCGCCGTCGCCCGCGGTCATCGGTTCGCCGGGCGCCCTACCGTTGCCATCCGGGATCTGCATGACGAGCGGATCGTCGTCTGGGCTCCGCCGGGGAAGTCGTTCTACACCGATTTCATTCTGAGTACTTGCCGCCGTGCGGGTTTCGAGCCGACGCTGGTGGTGAACCGGATCCAGGGCACGACGCCTGCCTCCGCCGTGCTCGACTACCCCGACGCCGTCGCCCTCGTTACCGCGCCGCCCGGTGCCGCGCTCGGCGGCGCGGTGGAGGTCATCGACCTCGCCGATCCGCCGCTGGCCCCGGTGCAGGCCGTGTGGCTGCCGCACACTCGATCGGCCATCCGCGACCTCCTCACCACCGGTGACAACCCAGGTTCGAGCTTGCCGATGCCACACGAATGA
- a CDS encoding tRNA-dependent cyclodipeptide synthase gives MTTTTLLSASHKAAYDLRSDTITTEGRSTVLLVSVGADYHEGEKLAATIDLINRSNFGRCAIAVADTLQRHNLSGGTDIDRHARARIAGDEWITRNIGYLNQIDCPTNILRWDFALSHPRYGDLYDAVEQAYETDDRYRNAVDSTIDRFIERRLTREPDVDQDMVRKSCRAYLLEECPIIMPLWAHEGFDYVIYPQRISAAMGRTRELFVEPEHPDRVAWLPLRFKKRKSALHNAEGAEQ, from the coding sequence ATGACGACAACTACGCTGCTCTCGGCGTCGCACAAAGCCGCATACGACCTACGGTCGGACACCATCACCACCGAAGGTCGCTCCACGGTACTGCTGGTCAGTGTCGGCGCGGACTACCACGAAGGCGAAAAGCTCGCGGCAACAATCGATCTGATCAACCGCTCGAACTTCGGCCGCTGCGCTATCGCCGTCGCGGACACCCTGCAACGGCACAACCTCAGCGGCGGAACCGATATCGACCGGCACGCACGTGCCCGCATCGCGGGTGACGAATGGATCACCCGCAATATCGGCTACTTGAACCAGATCGACTGCCCCACCAACATTTTGCGATGGGACTTCGCGCTTTCCCATCCCCGCTACGGCGACCTCTACGACGCGGTCGAGCAGGCCTACGAAACCGACGACCGCTATCGAAACGCCGTCGACAGCACCATCGACCGGTTCATCGAGCGGCGACTGACCCGGGAACCGGATGTCGATCAGGACATGGTCCGGAAGTCTTGCCGCGCATACCTTTTGGAAGAATGCCCGATCATCATGCCGCTGTGGGCGCACGAGGGTTTCGACTATGTGATCTACCCGCAGCGGATTTCCGCGGCGATGGGGCGCACCAGGGAACTGTTCGTCGAGCCGGAACACCCGGACCGGGTCGCGTGGCTCCCATTGCGCTTCAAGAAGCGAAAGTCCGCGCTGCACAACGCGGAAGGGGCGGAGCAATGA
- a CDS encoding SDR family oxidoreductase gives MSTVLEGKSAVVAAGAKNLGGLISTSLAERGANVLVHYNSAGTETDADKTVAAIEAAGAKAVKFQADLTVPANVRRMFDTAVDAFGSVDIAINTVGKVLRKPIIETTETEYDSMFDINAKAAYFFLQEAGKRLNDGGKIVTVVTSLLAAFTDGYSTYAGAKAPVEHFTRAAAKEFAARGISVNNVAPGPMDTPFFYPQETPERVEFHKSQAMGGRLTSIEDIAPLVEFLATDGGWITGQTIFANGGYTTR, from the coding sequence ATGAGCACTGTGTTGGAAGGCAAGTCGGCCGTCGTCGCCGCGGGCGCGAAGAACCTGGGCGGTCTGATCAGTACCTCGCTGGCCGAACGTGGCGCCAACGTGCTGGTGCATTACAACAGCGCCGGCACCGAGACCGATGCCGACAAGACCGTGGCGGCGATCGAAGCCGCGGGCGCCAAGGCGGTCAAGTTTCAGGCCGACCTGACCGTGCCCGCGAACGTCCGGCGGATGTTCGACACCGCCGTCGACGCGTTCGGGTCGGTGGACATCGCGATCAACACCGTCGGCAAGGTACTGCGCAAGCCGATCATCGAAACCACTGAAACCGAATACGATTCGATGTTCGACATCAATGCCAAAGCCGCCTACTTCTTCCTCCAGGAAGCGGGCAAACGACTCAACGACGGTGGCAAGATCGTCACCGTTGTCACCTCGCTGCTCGCGGCGTTCACCGATGGCTATTCCACTTACGCAGGCGCCAAAGCACCGGTGGAGCATTTCACTCGCGCCGCGGCGAAAGAGTTCGCTGCGCGCGGCATCTCGGTCAACAATGTCGCCCCCGGCCCGATGGACACCCCGTTCTTCTACCCGCAGGAAACTCCGGAGCGGGTGGAGTTCCACAAGTCCCAGGCCATGGGCGGTCGCCTCACCAGTATCGAGGACATCGCGCCGCTGGTGGAATTCCTCGCCACCGACGGCGGCTGGATCACCGGCCAAACGATCTTCGCCAACGGCGGCTATACCACCCGCTGA
- a CDS encoding NAD-dependent epimerase/dehydratase family protein: MVLVTGSSGVVGAAVAHEMHTAGWQVRGWDVRPGRWTTHHGDLRDSQLRAQAVRGVETVVHTAALHAPHVGHVPDDEFRAVNVDATAALLEQAAECGVRRMVYTSSTSVYGHALVPDDRAVWVDESLEPRPRDIYDETKLDAETLLRKGDHPPTTIVLRIARCFPETPAIQAAHRLYRGVDVRDVARAHRLAAEHHQVTGAFNIAGPMLFRRTDTQQLWRDAPPLLERRAPEIAALFRQQGWPLPATIDRVYDSGKARRQLGYSPAYDATALATKRPSGPQRNN; the protein is encoded by the coding sequence GTGGTACTGGTAACTGGTTCTTCTGGTGTGGTCGGAGCTGCGGTCGCGCATGAAATGCACACGGCGGGTTGGCAAGTGCGCGGCTGGGACGTTCGCCCAGGGCGGTGGACCACCCACCACGGCGACTTGCGCGATTCGCAGCTTCGGGCACAGGCCGTGCGGGGCGTGGAGACTGTCGTACACACGGCCGCGCTACACGCTCCACATGTCGGCCACGTTCCCGATGACGAGTTTCGCGCCGTCAACGTGGACGCCACCGCCGCCCTGCTCGAGCAGGCGGCCGAATGTGGTGTCCGGCGAATGGTTTACACCAGCAGCACCTCGGTGTACGGGCACGCACTGGTGCCCGATGACCGCGCGGTGTGGGTCGACGAATCACTGGAACCGCGGCCACGAGACATCTACGACGAAACCAAGCTCGATGCGGAAACGCTTCTCAGGAAGGGTGATCACCCACCGACGACGATCGTGTTGCGTATCGCCCGCTGTTTTCCTGAAACACCCGCCATCCAGGCCGCGCACCGGCTCTACCGCGGAGTCGACGTCCGCGACGTAGCCCGCGCGCACCGACTGGCCGCGGAACACCATCAGGTAACCGGTGCATTCAACATCGCTGGGCCGATGCTGTTCCGCCGCACCGATACACAGCAGTTGTGGCGCGATGCGCCGCCACTGCTCGAACGACGGGCGCCCGAGATCGCTGCCTTGTTCCGCCAACAAGGCTGGCCACTGCCCGCCACCATCGACCGCGTCTACGATTCCGGCAAAGCCCGTCGGCAGCTCGGCTACTCGCCCGCCTACGACGCCACAGCGCTCGCGACGAAGCGCCCTTCCGGCCCGCAGCGGAACAATTAG
- a CDS encoding AhpC/TSA family protein, translating into MTRTDVIAHEPLLDDRHYHHTLSEFWTETHALLVFLRHFGSTFAYDQADVLNQASAELQAANIRPVMIGAGTPRAAAYFRRVSNTQVPVLADPTLTIYRRLGLRQVSLASTTPRVLRRWLSSNHTRISLADKDHGRQLGGSFLIDTTGTVLAERRSTRPSEVADIAAIHRYLAISRTRSESAEHPAVSDRRVPRASGQRVV; encoded by the coding sequence ATGACCCGAACAGACGTGATCGCTCACGAACCTCTGCTCGACGACCGCCACTACCACCACACACTCAGCGAGTTCTGGACGGAAACCCATGCGCTGCTGGTGTTCCTACGCCACTTCGGCAGCACCTTCGCCTACGACCAAGCCGACGTGCTGAACCAGGCGTCGGCGGAATTGCAAGCGGCGAATATTCGCCCCGTCATGATCGGTGCCGGAACACCACGGGCCGCAGCGTACTTCCGACGGGTATCCAACACACAAGTACCGGTGTTGGCCGACCCCACCCTGACCATTTACCGCCGACTCGGCCTCCGCCAAGTCTCGCTCGCCTCGACCACACCACGGGTTCTCAGGCGATGGTTAAGCAGCAATCACACCCGAATCTCGCTGGCAGACAAGGATCACGGCCGACAACTCGGCGGCTCGTTCCTCATCGACACCACCGGCACAGTCCTCGCCGAACGTCGATCGACCCGCCCTAGCGAAGTCGCCGACATCGCCGCTATCCACCGGTACCTGGCCATCTCCCGAACCCGATCCGAAAGCGCCGAGCACCCAGCGGTTTCGGACCGCCGGGTGCCGCGGGCATCGGGTCAGCGGGTGGTATAG
- a CDS encoding MFS transporter, which produces MSTEIKASQRFVLALVAAVAVATIYAIQPILEAAGDDLGLTSGLLGGLVAAGQIGYLIGLVLLVPLGDVVNRRRLITGHLILTGVGAAIVAGAPNGVVAVVGLVVAGVFAVVVQVTVAYVAAISGPSERGRNIGAVTSGVVIGILGVRVLAGVLGDELGWRSVYGLLAMLCIALAVTVRAKLAPDVRTPGARYTQVLASMGRLARTDGLFLSRGLIALFLFASFGTLWSGLALPLGAEPWNLSTTQIGLLGLAGVAGALGAARAGRWADTGHAQPITGWSLALLTGSWLLIARIETTLWLLVIGIILLDFAVQAVHVSSQHLLTTAHPNRASSVIGAYMAFYSFGSAIGAITTTWTYTAWGWAASCWLGAAYSLCALALWGLTRLRGTTRHLESAEPTVGSRC; this is translated from the coding sequence GTGTCGACAGAGATCAAGGCCTCGCAGCGATTCGTCCTGGCGCTGGTGGCCGCTGTGGCGGTGGCGACGATCTACGCGATTCAGCCGATCCTGGAAGCGGCGGGCGATGACCTGGGGCTGACATCCGGGTTGCTCGGCGGATTGGTCGCCGCCGGACAGATCGGCTACCTGATCGGACTGGTCCTGCTGGTTCCGCTCGGTGATGTGGTGAATCGCCGACGGTTGATCACCGGACATCTGATCCTCACCGGTGTGGGTGCGGCGATCGTGGCGGGCGCACCGAACGGTGTCGTCGCGGTGGTGGGTTTGGTTGTCGCGGGGGTGTTCGCGGTCGTGGTGCAGGTGACCGTCGCCTATGTCGCCGCCATCTCCGGGCCGAGCGAGCGGGGCCGCAACATCGGCGCGGTCACCTCGGGTGTCGTGATAGGCATACTCGGCGTTCGCGTCCTTGCTGGCGTGCTGGGTGATGAGCTCGGCTGGCGGTCGGTGTATGGGCTGCTCGCCATGTTGTGCATTGCGCTCGCCGTTACCGTCCGCGCGAAACTCGCCCCGGACGTCAGGACTCCGGGCGCGCGGTACACGCAGGTGTTGGCGTCGATGGGGCGGCTCGCACGCACCGATGGACTGTTCCTGAGCCGAGGCCTGATCGCGTTGTTCCTCTTCGCATCCTTCGGAACCCTCTGGAGCGGGCTCGCCCTCCCCCTCGGCGCCGAGCCATGGAACCTCAGCACCACCCAAATCGGCCTGCTCGGATTGGCGGGCGTGGCCGGAGCCCTCGGGGCGGCCCGCGCCGGACGCTGGGCCGATACCGGTCACGCGCAACCGATCACCGGCTGGTCCCTGGCGCTGCTCACCGGCTCCTGGCTGCTCATCGCCCGAATCGAAACCACCCTGTGGTTGCTCGTCATCGGCATCATCCTGCTCGACTTCGCCGTCCAAGCAGTACACGTCAGCAGCCAGCATCTGCTGACCACCGCCCATCCGAACCGCGCCAGCAGCGTCATCGGCGCCTACATGGCCTTCTACTCTTTCGGCTCCGCCATCGGAGCAATCACGACGACCTGGACGTACACCGCCTGGGGATGGGCAGCATCCTGCTGGCTCGGCGCTGCCTACTCTCTGTGCGCATTGGCTTTGTGGGGGCTGACGCGGCTGCGCGGTACCACCCGGCATCTCGAGTCGGCCGAACCGACCGTCGGCTCACGTTGCTGA
- a CDS encoding 2OG-Fe(II) oxygenase translates to MTTATPSLGERVLDTTRQGFDHDSLTALLNGDVHAVRLAGFVRPDALAHLRKAFVGRQDHGPLGTDPQFRRIGHAFSETNTEAGRKRYFEEAHHNIERLRAIAAPYSYPADDLRLLLDEIWPSGASLLRRDGQAFFAGVARYQLAGVDLEPHTDNIGRNLPEDFAIRIRRQLSVNVYLDVPDRGGELEIWDDYPDEREYRDRSGDRVYGIDRASVGNPAVVITPRVGDAIFIDPRRVHAVAPSQDRPRITIGLFIGVSDPAESLKVWS, encoded by the coding sequence ATGACTACGGCCACGCCATCTCTCGGAGAACGCGTGTTGGACACCACCAGGCAGGGATTCGATCACGACTCGTTGACGGCACTGTTGAACGGCGACGTTCACGCCGTTCGGCTGGCCGGGTTCGTCCGGCCCGACGCACTGGCGCACCTGCGAAAAGCCTTCGTCGGCAGGCAGGATCACGGCCCGCTCGGCACCGACCCGCAGTTCCGCCGCATCGGACACGCGTTCTCGGAGACGAACACCGAGGCCGGACGCAAGCGGTACTTCGAGGAGGCGCATCACAACATCGAGCGGCTGCGCGCCATCGCCGCGCCGTATTCCTATCCCGCGGACGACCTTCGGCTGCTGCTCGACGAGATCTGGCCGTCCGGAGCAAGTTTGCTCCGCCGCGACGGGCAAGCCTTCTTCGCGGGCGTCGCGCGCTACCAGCTGGCGGGGGTGGATCTGGAGCCGCATACGGACAATATCGGCCGAAACCTGCCGGAGGACTTCGCTATTCGGATCCGCCGCCAACTGTCGGTCAACGTCTACCTGGACGTGCCGGACCGGGGCGGGGAGTTGGAGATCTGGGACGACTACCCGGACGAACGCGAGTATCGGGATCGGTCCGGCGACCGCGTGTACGGCATCGACCGCGCATCCGTCGGCAACCCGGCCGTGGTGATCACACCGCGGGTCGGCGACGCGATCTTCATCGACCCGCGTCGCGTCCATGCCGTCGCTCCGTCGCAGGACCGTCCCCGCATCACCATCGGCTTGTTCATCGGGGTGAGCGATCCGGCCGAGTCGTTGAAGGTGTGGAGCTGA
- a CDS encoding TetR/AcrR family transcriptional regulator: MSNNKPSLSTEELKSRYRTPILTAIFEGMPPPPPPELDPYLDAAARCFARYGLSRTSVQDVANEMGYNRATVYRKIGTVDAISRLLFAREVDRFLIILTQREWEPPWPGLIVELMADTIEYVRAHPVVAKLLADEMDSAAVKLATNLASTRDQFIAGFAPPITLGMQIGLLAQRDPEAIAEWIFRMLTSSIALPPVGDLRQVLSEVIVPVLSP; this comes from the coding sequence ATGTCGAACAACAAGCCGTCGCTGTCGACGGAGGAGCTGAAATCGCGGTACCGCACGCCGATCCTGACCGCGATCTTCGAGGGGATGCCGCCACCGCCACCACCTGAGCTGGACCCGTATCTCGACGCGGCGGCCCGATGCTTCGCTCGATATGGGTTGTCGCGCACCAGCGTTCAAGACGTCGCCAATGAGATGGGCTACAACCGGGCTACGGTCTACCGCAAGATCGGCACCGTCGACGCGATCTCGCGCCTACTGTTCGCACGAGAGGTCGATCGATTCCTGATAATCCTCACCCAGCGCGAATGGGAACCGCCGTGGCCGGGATTGATCGTGGAACTGATGGCCGACACTATCGAATATGTTCGAGCGCACCCTGTTGTAGCGAAACTATTGGCTGACGAAATGGACTCCGCTGCAGTCAAACTCGCCACCAACCTGGCATCGACACGCGATCAGTTCATCGCCGGATTCGCCCCACCAATCACTCTCGGAATGCAAATCGGGCTCCTCGCACAGCGCGACCCCGAGGCGATAGCCGAATGGATATTCCGCATGCTCACCAGCTCCATCGCGCTGCCGCCCGTAGGCGACCTCCGGCAGGTGCTGAGCGAAGTGATCGTCCCGGTACTCAGCCCGTAA
- a CDS encoding winged helix-turn-helix transcriptional regulator: MSTAPGSGREWTDPTCPVARTVDLVGDRWSLLIVRDAMDGAAAFTEFQQRLGIARNILADRLRKLVDHGILTPTAAPGGKRHTYELTEAGRDLFTTIVALRQWGERHAFTGNEAHSTLVDSVGSPVAELRPETRDGKPATAITTRVRKVGEA, from the coding sequence ATGTCCACGGCCCCCGGCTCCGGCCGCGAGTGGACTGATCCCACCTGCCCCGTCGCGCGAACCGTCGACTTGGTTGGCGACCGGTGGAGCTTGTTGATCGTGCGCGACGCGATGGACGGCGCGGCCGCGTTCACCGAGTTTCAGCAGCGGCTCGGGATCGCGCGAAACATCCTCGCCGACCGCCTCCGCAAGCTCGTCGACCACGGCATCCTCACGCCGACCGCCGCTCCCGGCGGCAAACGGCACACCTACGAACTCACCGAGGCCGGGCGGGATCTCTTCACCACCATCGTGGCCCTGCGGCAATGGGGCGAGCGCCACGCTTTCACCGGCAACGAAGCTCACTCGACACTCGTCGACTCCGTCGGTAGCCCGGTCGCCGAACTGCGCCCAGAAACCCGGGACGGAAAGCCCGCCACCGCGATTACCACCCGAGTTCGCAAGGTGGGAGAGGCATGA